A stretch of Thermodesulfobacteriota bacterium DNA encodes these proteins:
- a CDS encoding AI-2E family transporter: MARAKRPVSRPRSLEGQLVGPATRAEGTDQAGKPGLRLDMGHAFLFALLFLVLGGCLYVLAPYLGTILLAIILAIVFGPVHRRILRLVGGRQDLAALLSSLGLVLVVVLPLLAVFLSLVHQGVQSANAIQAWIQAGEHEKLLTSPWALQAKAMLEPYLPDLKKIFPILDGNAETGAGALVDLSSRLGKFLLGQTGALVGNLSGFLAKVFLVLFTFYFMVRDEKRIYQRLLHLIPLSASHEEQILARIKTVAGSVLLGTLITAVAQGLAGGLAFLFTGLPALFWGTMMAFASLIPFVGTALIWLPAAGYLLLIGRWWAALFLVVWSVVVVGSIDNFVRPLFMQGSADMSTLVIFFAILGGLHTFGMIGLLYGPLLFGLALVLLYIYEIEMEPFLTHQDRSR; encoded by the coding sequence ATGGCCAGAGCAAAGCGCCCTGTATCCAGGCCCCGTTCTCTTGAGGGGCAGCTCGTCGGGCCGGCGACCCGGGCCGAAGGGACGGACCAGGCCGGCAAGCCGGGCCTGCGCCTGGACATGGGGCATGCCTTTCTCTTTGCTCTGCTCTTCCTGGTCCTGGGCGGCTGCCTGTACGTGCTGGCCCCGTATCTGGGCACCATCCTTCTGGCCATCATCCTGGCCATCGTCTTCGGCCCGGTCCATCGCCGGATCCTCCGCCTGGTGGGCGGCCGGCAGGACCTGGCCGCTCTCCTCTCCAGCCTCGGCCTGGTCCTGGTGGTCGTGCTGCCGCTTCTGGCGGTCTTTCTCTCCCTGGTCCACCAGGGGGTCCAATCCGCCAACGCCATCCAGGCCTGGATCCAGGCCGGCGAGCACGAAAAGCTCCTGACCTCGCCGTGGGCGCTTCAGGCCAAGGCCATGCTGGAGCCGTATCTCCCGGATCTCAAGAAGATCTTCCCCATCCTGGACGGCAATGCCGAGACCGGGGCCGGCGCCCTGGTGGACCTCAGCTCCCGGCTCGGCAAGTTCCTGCTCGGCCAGACCGGGGCCCTGGTGGGCAACCTCAGCGGCTTTCTCGCCAAGGTCTTCCTGGTGCTGTTCACCTTCTATTTCATGGTGCGGGACGAAAAGAGGATCTACCAGCGGCTGCTCCATCTCATCCCGCTGTCCGCCAGCCACGAGGAGCAGATTCTGGCCCGGATCAAGACCGTGGCAGGCTCGGTGCTCCTGGGCACCCTGATCACCGCCGTGGCCCAGGGCCTGGCGGGCGGCCTCGCCTTTCTTTTCACCGGGCTGCCCGCCCTCTTCTGGGGCACCATGATGGCCTTCGCCTCCCTGATCCCCTTCGTGGGCACCGCTCTCATCTGGCTGCCGGCCGCGGGCTATCTTCTGCTCATCGGCCGCTGGTGGGCGGCCCTCTTTCTGGTCGTCTGGTCGGTGGTGGTGGTGGGCAGCATCGACAACTTCGTGCGGCCCCTCTTCATGCAGGGCTCGGCCGACATGTCCACCCTGGTGATCTTCTTCGCCATCCTGGGCGGCCTGCACACCTTCGGCATGATCGGCCTTCTCTACGGCCCCCTGCTTTTCGGCCTCGCCCTGGTGCTCCTCTACATCTACGAGATCGAGATGGAGCCTTTCCTCACCCACCAGGACCGCAGCCGCTGA
- a CDS encoding response regulator, giving the protein MPDQNIKILVVDDFATMRRIVKNILVGLGFKNIIEADDGTTAMDILSSEKVDLVISDWNMPKMTGLDLLKRVRADANLAKIPFIMVTAEAQQDNIILAVKAKVSQYIVKPFTAETMAEKIKKVFSA; this is encoded by the coding sequence ATGCCGGACCAGAACATCAAGATCCTTGTCGTGGATGACTTTGCGACCATGCGCCGCATCGTCAAGAACATCCTAGTGGGCCTGGGCTTCAAGAACATCATCGAAGCCGATGACGGCACCACCGCCATGGATATCCTGTCCAGCGAAAAGGTGGATCTGGTGATCTCGGACTGGAACATGCCGAAAATGACCGGCCTTGACCTCTTGAAACGAGTACGCGCCGATGCCAATCTGGCCAAGATCCCGTTCATCATGGTCACAGCCGAGGCCCAGCAGGACAACATCATCCTGGCGGTAAAGGCCAAGGTCAGCCAGTACATCGTCAAGCCGTTCACGGCCGAGACCATGGCCGAGAAGATCAAGAAGGTCTTCAGTGCCTGA